The genomic stretch AAGGTGGTGTTTCGCGGGTGAGGTGAGTTTCCAACGGGTAAGAGGTGGTTGTTCTAGGGTGGAATACGGTGGTTTTGTGGGTGGCATTGGTCAGGCTTTGGTGGTTAGAGGTGGGAGAAGTTGGCAGCGGCGAGGGAGGAAATGGGGTTGACGGTGTTAGGTCGTCGGAGGTGGTCGTCAACGTTGGACAGTGGTGGGAGGAAGGAGAGGAGGGTCGTGATAAGGTAAGGGTTTCCCAACCCTTGGCCTGGGGTAGGGAATGGAAATAGAGGGATTTGGGAGTTTCCACAACCTTGAGGGTATCATTCAATGGTGAAACAAGCACACTATCAAAGGATATcattaatttggttttcctttccttttcctatatataatataaacactAAACCAAACAGCCCCAAAATTTAATAAGGAGATTACCTGCTAAACCAGGCTGATATTTCTCAAACTTGTATGTGGGAGGAAATTTGataatggcttcacgcatcccttGAAATACTCTCCCAGCCTCCATTTCTACTCGGAGCTGATCCCTCTCTCTGAGCCAATCGAAGCATCTTTGAGAAATAAAATCTCTGGCTTCATCATAAGATATACCATCAAGTCGATAATTGAAATCTCCAACAAAAATGACCAAATCAGCCTCAGATAACTCAGGGAATACTTCAGCAGAGCGAACTCCCCCCCATGGTAGCCGAGTGAAAGCCATTGAGCGGTACACGTGGTCAAAGTCAGCATTTCGGCGGGTAACTGCTTCCATGTGTGCAGCAAAATGACAGTTTACAAAGCACATTATTCGGTTGAAGATTCTCATCCTTAAGCCAACTGCACCCTGAAACAAAAACCTAAAGCCAGATCAGACACAGAATAAAAGGATATGAAATTATTTAAGATCAAAATTAGTAAAGAACAAGTCTAAGAGCCACATGTAATTAGATTAACAATTTCATACAAAGCCAAATTGCTGCAGCATTAGAAGAAATAGACAAGCAATTTGTTTATAAGTAACATCAATTAATGAACAGCAGGACGGCGAGGTCCATGTACAAAAAGATATCATAGAGACGATGCCCATTTACAAACAAAAAGACACAATGGGTAGCGACACCCATAAACAAAAAAGACAAAAGTGATGAGCGTTGACAAAATGAGATATTAGTAATAATGCTCTCAAACTATCGTGGGTAATCTTATCTACGACATTAAGGTAACACAAGTTTCGATTCGAGTGAGGAATATGGctccaaaatccaaaataaaaacatacttacaTCTGATTCTCAGAATTCATATGGCTTGCTTTTGGTAAAGAAACCAAAGAAAGTAGCATTACGGTGGGGAATCCTTGCTTTTTTACACTTTAATTTCTAAATCCACATCCCTTGACCGATCAGTTTTCCCTAGTTagtattatttatttttaagaGCCTTCTAGTGAATTTAAAAGGAATTTAATAAAAAAGGACATAGTAAGAATCCAGAAGAATGGGCCGTAAAAAAAAACAATGGAGCCTTCTTTAGTCTTAACATCTTCAAATAGCCGTTTATTGTGGATTACAAACGTAGATGCTACAGATTAGAAGAAGTCATCACCTGAGCAACATACATAAACAAATAGTAACGGTGCACCAATAATTGAAAGTTTACCTTATTACCAATGGCACGCCCAAATCCACATGGTACTGCAGCAGCATCAACATCCCCAACATGAGCATGAAGGTTATTTCTCACCCTGAAACATGAAAGAGATCGTAGAAAAAATTAAATTCATAAATTTTAGGAGCAGTTAGGTTTACGGAGGGGAAAGGAAAGGGATTAAAAAAAAGAATGAAGGGGAAGGTTTCATAAAGTAAGGTTTCATAAATCCAACCCCCTTATACCGCCATTAGTGAGAGCCTTTTTAGGCGATGGCCGaatgttggtagtgttgttagaGCACCGTATACTTAACTATAAATATAGCACAAAACAAGTCTATTTTTCGTCTAAAACAACTATACTCACCAAACACCAATCAGCAAACCTGCCAATTGTCTAGAACCAACACGCTGAAAAGTAGAACCTTCATCCAAAATATTCCCTATGGAATCAAGCCACCACTGTCCAACAGAACTACCCTCCAATCCAACCTGCAGAAGGGATTGTACAAATATTTATCATTCCTGAGATTATGTCAATCAGATCAAGATAGAAGTGATGCCTGCAGAATTTGAGTGGGACAAAAAAAGTGCCAATAAAAAGTAATTAAAATCTGGCATGGATCTTGATTGACATACTGGCTGTTTACAAGGACAATATCTGACAGATCCATTGCATTCACGAATAAAAAAATGCTGCTAGTCTCTAGAGCATAAGACATGCTCTCTCAGCTAAATACTGGCAGTGGAGAATTATGTGTATAACTCACTTATATTGGTTGCACCAAATTGGGTGGAAGTGATATCAATGAGACCTAAAGAACTCTACACAAAGAAAACTCACTGTTTCTTTGGCAGCAGACATTGCAAGAGCACCTGCACCCATTTCCAATTCTTGGAAACCaacaactacaacatcaacatcaGAAGCAGCACAGCCTAACCAAGATATGAGAGAGTCCTCAGAAGCCCTTCCTTCAGCAACATTCCATGTACCGGCCAAAATCTTCAACTTCTCATGCTTTGTGTACAAAAACTCTTTGCCAATCAACTCAGAACGAATCACACTATCAATGGGTCCCGGAGATAAAATGTTCCACCCTCTTATACCACCATGACTTGCTAAAGTAAATACGTAGCCAGACCCGACAGCCATTTTAATCACAGGACTACCGTGAGCAACCCAGCTTCCAAGGAGCTTTCCATGAAGATCAAGTACTTGCACGGTCCCACTAACATAACCCACCCAAATTCTGGAACCATAAGTAGCAAGACAGAGGACAGCATAGGAATGATACTGGAACTCCTGTACACGATTGCCATTTTCATCCCACTGAACAAGAAGCCCACTGGTAGACCCCGTCCAAACTGTTCCATCTACTGCCGCAACCACTGCTTCTGTTCTCCTATTATCCTCTCCCAGAGCACCCTTGACTGCTGCTCTACGGACTGCATCAGCAGCACCTAGAATGGCATTACGTGAGCGCTGCAGGAAACCGAAAGACGCTTGAGGTTTTTCCTTCTTTAAAGCAGCAATAAACCTCATCTTTATCTCATCTTCAGCTGTCAAGTCCTGCATCAAAGACATGTCCACCCCATTCTCCACCTGGCCATCAGTGTTGAAGACTTTCAGCAGCTCTCGAGTTCGGGCATCCCTGTTTGCGTATTGACAGACCAAATGAAAATCCCATGCAATAAAATGACAATGGCTACTAATAATAGAATTAGCAAGAGAACCAAAGATGTCCTAGGCTAGTGGTTATGGTTGAGGTACTGGGTACAATTTATGGTTAACATCCCCACTCCCCTTGATTGTCGTATTACTCCAAAAGAGAACCACGTGCATAATTTTGATCTTACTCACAGCATACATGATTCTGTATCATTTATTAGGTACTCTATATATTTATTAGAGCATTTGCAATGGGATGTTCTTGTATTGGGGTTATAAATAagaacctttaaaaaaaaagtttgtcccATTGCATAAAAAAGCTGGTTCTTAAATAAACAAACTGAGTTTGAAAAGAACCAAGTTCTTCCAAAAACCAAGAAAATTGGTAGACATACCAAATTAATTATGGTCCCATTAAAGAACTTTATTAAAGTTCTTCCATTGTGTCGAAAAGTACTTAATTTTTGAGATTGTCAAAATATGACATGGCCATGGAAGAAcgtttaaaaagttttaaaaagttCTTCCATTGCACTTGCCCTTACTTCTTCAGCAGTAATTACACCCCAGCACAACTTCTATAGTTATTTATGAGGCTACAGGAAGTGTAGTGAACACATGCAATCCTGGATGAAATTTTCATTGAGAGTCATCTCAAAACAGTTTCTCTATGTTGTAAACATAGGGGTAAGGCCTTATACATCCGCTCCTTATCCCACAATGAACCACATTGGAAGGAGCCTTTGAGACAATAGTTAATGGTGCTGGTAAAAGGAATGCAGTGCCTATACACAATTTTGGGTGATTACGTACCATATAGCAAACAAAAAAAGTCCAACACTCCAGACCTTTCCTGCGGAATGATCTGACAGCAAATACTTCACATCTGACGTGAACATGTAGCACACACCATTTATTGTGACTTGGCTCTTAAGATCAACATAAGACCTCTCAACTGTCAAAACAGCCATGTGTCTTTCCTCTGCCTTCAGGGGCAGTGCTTTTGCAATAGCTTCCCATGGCCAGATCTTAATGACACCATTTTCAGATCCTGACCAGAGATCA from Silene latifolia isolate original U9 population chromosome 5, ASM4854445v1, whole genome shotgun sequence encodes the following:
- the LOC141657754 gene encoding type II inositol polyphosphate 5-phosphatase 15; the encoded protein is MDDAMDLLSPSFDNSTSISSRTPRIFDRFDSSSSSDADDFSPSCSTSDASVKTAGKKLDYMIQFLDRKLSTSTSISESTAAITTANSAVSLPEFTGAAEFDGMFRPPVRSPVRPDRPPCVEVRPRPLRELEIGRGLKTLTCTAEKLWAGGEDRIRVWELKDVLTTAGGGGGSSEGKLGDEMTAEFTESWQVGEEVVSMVADEGTGVVWSGHRDGKIRCWRMESGKMEGDGFRECLSWQAHRGTVFSLVVTSYGDLWSGSENGVIKIWPWEAIAKALPLKAEERHMAVLTVERSYVDLKSQVTINGVCYMFTSDVKYLLSDHSAGKVWSVGLFLFAIWDARTRELLKVFNTDGQVENGVDMSLMQDLTAEDEIKMRFIAALKKEKPQASFGFLQRSRNAILGAADAVRRAAVKGALGEDNRRTEAVVAAVDGTVWTGSTSGLLVQWDENGNRVQEFQYHSYAVLCLATYGSRIWVGYVSGTVQVLDLHGKLLGSWVAHGSPVIKMAVGSGYVFTLASHGGIRGWNILSPGPIDSVIRSELIGKEFLYTKHEKLKILAGTWNVAEGRASEDSLISWLGCAASDVDVVVVGFQELEMGAGALAMSAAKETVGLEGSSVGQWWLDSIGNILDEGSTFQRVGSRQLAGLLIGVWVRNNLHAHVGDVDAAAVPCGFGRAIGNKGAVGLRMRIFNRIMCFVNCHFAAHMEAVTRRNADFDHVYRSMAFTRLPWGGVRSAEVFPELSEADLVIFVGDFNYRLDGISYDEARDFISQRCFDWLRERDQLRVEMEAGRVFQGMREAIIKFPPTYKFEKYQPGLAGYDAGEKKRIPAWCDRVLYRDNRSSSVSECCLDCPVVSSVSEYESCMDVTDSDHKPVRCIFSIEVARVDEAVKRQEYCEIIETNQKIQSLLQELGRVPETVVSTNNVILQDDGTSLLRITNESPAVKAIFTIICIGESAIDETGSASDHSPRGSFGFPHWLKVTPAKGLIEPDHTVEITVHHEDFQTLEEYVDGVPQNSWCEDARDKEAILVVKIHGNCGTKVTDHRIRVRHCFSAKRKGLGLKPMREERKVANVLHRSSIQDLNTSHDVFDHLSKLHTP